A single region of the Hypanus sabinus isolate sHypSab1 chromosome 21, sHypSab1.hap1, whole genome shotgun sequence genome encodes:
- the LOC132378785 gene encoding microtubule-associated protein 1A-like isoform X3 has product MDGVSEFTEYLTESVEVPSPFDLLEPPTSGGFLKLSKPCCYIFPGGRGDSALFAVNGFNILVDGGSERKSCFWKLVRHLDRIDSILLTHIGADNLPGINGLLQRKIAELDEEQSQGSTTYSDWIKNLISPELGVVFFNVPDKLKMQESSMKVKRSIEEACLTLQYLTKLGVKPEPLNRVVGATIDPIPLFHKMGVGRLDMYILNPVKDSKEMQFLMQKWAGNSKAKTGIILPNGKEGEISVPYLTSITALVVWHPANPSEKIVRVLFPGNAPQNKILEGLEKLKHLDFLKYPVATQKDLIGGLTPPVVKQTKMRQRTDSKESLKSSPKPAAPKPVKKEEPTEETVTKHPEVKAEVLKENKLEKKEEKKGKTEVEKATTDIIKTEKKKLSKEKTVKKHAKDKQAKSEEKKDKEKKEIKKEKKEVKKEDVKKEEKKEAKKDEKKKEKEAKKESKKLLKADLKPFTPEVRKTLHKVKVPGKKTEAKGKVSKGKDEVEPKAEPTLAKPAPPEPTAAQLREERSIMSSPEDLSKDFEQLRTEEASKVEAVCVEAAKGPGEVEEMAEVEEKKPPDQLKASPGQEEIARPPDVDSKAPLESAEEIISAAAEEVTPPEEEVIRQPEPSVEKILEDESVALEESLEMSELEEKVVTVKKDEEAVTKDRLEPRRDEEPEEYQAEEQVAPPETLGKEIGRKDEEEEMEKCERYIESMETREQVEESEGEEVVEKAELEETVEAVDEDKKVKAKEKEGALHEDLGDQLHPSEKQDKDVFERETLPAEKQVPLQEAKVVKAKEDSVPTQLLPAPGPAGEPISYIQDETIPGYSETEQTISDEEIHDEQEDQISHLRYEVDTYDISVPDDTRSFDAVHGMKEIKAMAGAEMAAKGFTREEPEIVIYPSEIVAAPLAEEEHISSAASITECDKLSSFATSMAEDQSVASVTAPQTEETGKSSLLLDTVNSMASSRTEATQGRDYIPSAGTISPTSSLEEDKYFKSPPSEDSHPIVEVAKMEEEEEEEEDQTPNVEVPTKLKEQYTAMFPEKTGPSPFLPDAFTTADQTMDVRGTDAKPKHALHFDTDLPESDEKCISPDESTVKMASPTQSGPTSAGHTPFHQSPVEERTDSVETELEDQAAQETSIATEEPLRSEDLPGSRESPLGDLPPKPDSLRESALPCPPSSDLQHPELTSKEDLMHSQEFRAIEKMEKDAHETEHATTEKMERDIQDWKPTLTKMEIPEEKPAAAERLGEGEDAAKVEKVKKPAAPEEAERLVPESKPAKSEPEKTLDLLEQKPEPVEKIDKEEPSAFTEKITKETPVKEPADIIEQKTISLDEGKTKEEDLGKISLDMGRSEKMESEKISLDERPGDVDKIAEEMLDEKSISDRKIEQKEMDISLEVGKCEEEEMEKKTVKAEQMEKDLQKIPEDISKTEHEMEKMSIDVGKSEKEELKKDVTIHTEMVKEELDTKPIDVEHLEKEKGAGEIEKTVKEELKTKSIDKDLEKEKRAGEIEKTVKEELKTKSIDKDLEKEKRAGEIEKTVKEELKTKSIDVEHLEKETGAGEIEKTIKEELKTKSINVGDLEKEKGAGEIEKMVKEELKTKSVDVEYLEKEKGAGEIEKMLKEELKTKPIDVELWEKDEGAGAIEKMLKEELKTKPIDVELWEKEEGAGAIEKIDHKLPEEKSIEIGKTESGKSEKITTDASKIEKELEKRHGDVGMIEKEELEKKIGDKELEKMSMVVGKTEEMKSEKEDWGKVPGDVVKTEPEMLEKKCIDDGKVEDKELARITMDVVKSEKEDLEKRSGDVGKIDQEIVEKSIDTKVEHKEFLEKISFDVGKSEKDDLEKRLGDREKTEQEILEKKSVDDIEHKELDKICVGVGKSEQEELETESPDTAKVSRVDLESELGKKVEDVEKMDKELPEKKVLDAIKKDEDILQTKPADVLESGVIDLGKLEKGPEKKPAEIEKVEKYGLEMEQIAEKLQATTTEKYPVADLEKGYTPTEDVHFKADYSPATTEVDITEKYITEKQDQLKGQGERIAEAAYSSEDQDLPDVMELIPTAGKLKSKEEISKEPLPKDMTLADQKDKMSPVELKDENLLNKLLISEPSLYLKDELEGQVVDKAESVCVPEDVTTKPDTWEPLVGRKSSRGDEVSPSETEGLSIGKAELVSTDSKPVVDYSKWNPPSYESQSYMQEESRVSSALPHTPSPEDWPAEKFTGEVRLAGSGDKEKGSEVQYSYYTDEKSCSGFDYSWSVEPGSSQLPPASDSAFEKERDLSLESKPLTTPFPQSEDLWTGAESKLTAVSTTVVTALDTAKEPAGEKETKKLDVLPGEALRKEEKTSQEQAYPPPDGSLYTSVFKESEALTGGKDFALGEQAYGCTMHPPSEQQAVSFTQLDYQSVTCSEAKWNSFGLVAGESYTGTSVGGDKDAGTEVKAFSYSEVDEKSKLPGLEDLCKSQKEVEPLAFHQLSQPLDTPFGVAWEPREAEKEATLRMSPSEKEPSQHSPLGKEQPTHATTETRTERPLGYSQIPELPSPLAPSAKGVPLTDAEDKSHSELKLEPSLGEGTSDSLSPMSPEGRKTLALSSPESKDSSSSSLVYTEGPHIDSSMFGTSAAKQKAPESSVLEYYGKEAGESSSDSELEKGAKDKSEKEQPKGEKGASCLQADLDWRARSPSPQPPWTQQHQLEPTLPGTAEQQPRERSPAKSEEEQLSLGHQDPGILTPSHHKGALQSFPCGLDYPCTKAAEEEEHSKVPSSPSHTPSPEDPPSEIFTGEIAKVAKVEGQDPSKAKPQEGQFEQWGPDSLGLGQGLLTTQQELWTVSAKHSCTDKEEKPSAATLEYSSLAKEKLSAVPLPTEGLKDKYLEVSQDAFAPSPTQDLAPSSPGPARDQSASDSSGSGPAVEGTSSQGSVEGLHLTLKAGTPARSLDEVSPLVPADKAVCQAAEAEEVTLVEHSPAYLCDIEDSTLSCRVECQGSAPKAEAEDLGGDFQTAKPGPGAGGPTERQAPGLPPPLATPEANGPTETGFASVPAWSSLGQERDASTGLDSASKIELAARPSSLPPSQGMTLRPSEGSGPQPRGTGSSFSCSDHKLLKGELSPSFINPSPQLEMEEDIHPQATSRGVEDTWRPEVPGQLRPDSPPTSGSESPPLNSDSDVPPETEDCPSITAEGPIDSDEDGDFLPVDKGTGAAPHPRPGPDPLPAPAADPQPQPPPPDVCMVDPEVLGGDPGRLLRKELKDKAKGTRKTAKSKAASPGRKADSKAKHPATPAKSASPKEPGERSPKASASKKKEREAAEKPTRASKAGETQLSRAEDRDDVSRSSQPSPGKALVNGIKSTSAPTNTKSSSGVPAGPPVYVDLAYIPNHCSGKNVDQEFFKRVRSSYYVVSGNDPGSGEPSRAVLDALLDGKAQWGNNLQVTLIPTHDTEVTREWYQQTHERQQNLNIMVLASSSTVVMQDESFPACKIEF; this is encoded by the exons ATGGATGGCGTCTCTGAATTCACAGAGTACCTCACAGAATCCGTCGAGGTGCCCTCGCCCTTTGACCTGCTGGAACCTCCGACCTCGGGGGGCTTCCTCAAGCTCTCCAAGCCATGCTGCTACATCTTCCCTGGCGGGAGGGGCGACTCGGCGCTCTTCGCTGTCAACGGCTTCAACATCCTGGTGGACGGCGGTTCCGAGAGGAAGTCATGCTTCTGGAAGCTGGTGCGTCACCTGGACAGGATCGACTCAATCCTACTGACGCACATCGGGGCTGACAATCTGCCCGGGATTAACGGGCTTCTGCAGAGAAAGATTGCAGAGCTGGACGAGGAGCAGTCGCAGGGCTCCacaacttacagtgactggaTCAAGAACCTTATCTCCCCAGAGCTGGGCGTGGTTTTCTTCAACGTACCCGACAAACTGAAGATGCAGGAGTCCTCCATGAAGGTTAAGAGGAGCATTGAAGAAGCCTGCTTAACACTACAGTACCTGACTAAACTGGGAGTCAAACCAGAGCCTCTCAATAGGGTTGTTGGAGCTACTATTGACCCTATTCCACTATTCCACAAAATGGGAGTTGGCCGATTAGACATGTACATCCTTAATCCAGTGAAAGACAGCAAGGAAATGCAATTCCTAATGCAAAAATGGGCCGGGAACAGCAAAGCAAAGACTGGCATCATTCTTCCCAATGGCAAAGAGGGTGAGATTTCAGTCCCATACCTCACATCCATCACAGCTCTGGTTGTGTGGCACCCAGCCAATCCCTCCGAGAAGATAGTCCGAGTATTGTTCCCTGGCAACGCACCGCAGAACAAGATCTTGGAAGGGCTGGAGAAGCTGAAGCACCTGGACTTCCTCAAATACCCAGTGGCCACACAGAAGGACCTCATTGGTGGTTTAACCCCGCCTGTGGTGAAGCAGACGAAGATGAGGCAGAGGACGGACAGCAAAGAGAGCCTCAAGTCCTCGCCAAAGCCAGCTGCCCCCAAGCCAGTGAAAAAGGAAGAGCCCACGGAGGAGACGGTGACGAAACACCCCGAGGTTAAGGCAGAAGTGCTGAAGGAGAACAAGTTagaaaagaaagaggagaagaaggggaaaacagaagtgGAGAAGGCCACAACAGACATAATTAAAACAGAGAAGAAAAAGTTGTCCAAGGAGAAGACTGTCaaaaaacatgcaaaagacaagcaggcaaaatcagaagaaaaaaaagacaagGAGAAAAAAGAGATTAAAAAGGAGAAGAAAGAGGTTAAGAAGGAAGATGTGAAAAAAGAGGAGAAAAAGGAGGCTAAGAAAgatgagaagaagaaagaaaaggaggccaAGAAGGAGTCAAAGAAACTGCTTAAAGCTGATTTAAAGCCGTTCACTCCAGAAGTCAGAAAAACACTACACAAGGTGAAGGTGCCGGGCAAGAAAACAGAAGCCAAAGGCAAagtttctaaaggaaaagatgaGGTGGAGCCAAAGGCTGAGCCCACCCTGGCCAAACCAGCACCTCCAGAGCCAACAGCCGCTCAGTTACGTGAGGAGAGGTCTATCATGTCTTCACCAGAGGACCTATCCAAGGACTTTGAACAGCTGAGGACTGAAGAAGCGTCCAAAGTTGAGGCTGTTTGTGTAGAGGCAGCCAAAGGTCCTGGCGAAGTGGAAGAAATGGCTGAGGTGGAGGAGAAAAAACCTCCAGACCAGCTGAAGGCCAGCCCTGGGCAGGAGGAGATTGCCAGACCACCTGATGTTGACTCTAAGGCCCCTCTAGAATCTGCAGAGGAGATAATCTCAGCAGCTGCAGAGGAAGTGACACCTCCAGAGGAGGAGGTCATCCGCCAGCCTGAACCCTCGGTAGAGAAGATCCTGGAAGATGAAAGTGTTGCCTTGGAAGAGTCGCTGGAAATGAGCGAGTTGGAAGAAAAAGTGGTTACGGTAAAAAAGGATGAAGAAGCTGTCACTAAGGATAGGTTAGAGCCCCGACGTGATGAAGAGCCTGAGGAATACCAGGCTGAAGAACAAGTGGCACCTCCAGAGACACTGGGAAAAGAGATCGGAAGGAAGGATGAAGAGGAAGAAATGGAGAAGTGTGAGCGATACATTGAATCGATGGAGACAAGGGAGCAGGTTGAGgaaagtgagggtgaagaggtggTGGAGAAAGCAGAACTGGAAGAAACGGTGGAAGCCGTGGATGAAGACAAGAAagtaaaagccaaggaaaaggaAGGTGCACTCCACGAGGACCTGGGAGACCAGCTGCACCCCAGTGAGAAACAAGACAAGGATGTTTTTGAGCGTGAAACACTTCCGGCTGAGAAGCAGGTTCCACTGCAAGAAGCCAAAGTAGTGAAGGCCAAGGAAGACTCAGTGCCAACACAGCTCCTGCCTGCTCCTGGACCAGCGGGCGAGCCCATCTCGTACATCCAGGATGAAACCATCCCCGGCTATTCTGAGACAGAGCAAACTATTTCCGACGAAGAGATTCATGATGAACAAGAGGACCAAATATCTCACCTAAGATACGAAGTCGACACTTATGACATCTCCGTGCCAGACGACACAAGGTCGTTCGATGCCGTTCATGGAATGAAGGAGATCAAGGCCATGGCAGGAGCAGAGATGGCAGCCAAGGGCTTTACGAGGGAGGAGCCCGAGATAGTCATCTATCCCTCGGAGATCGTTGCAGCCCCACTGGCTGAGGAAGAGCACATCTCTTCCGCGGCTTCCATCACCGAATGTGATAAGCTCTCTTCCTTTGCCACGTCCATGGCAGAGGATCAGTCAGTGGCTTCAGTAACGGCACCCCAGACTGAGGAGACCGGGAAGAGTTCCCTGTTGCTGGACACTGTCAACAGCATGGCCTCCTCCAGGACAGAGGCCACCCAGGGCAGAGACTACATCCCATCCGCGGGCACCATATCCCCAACTTCCTCGTTGGAGGAGGACAAGTACTTCAAATCGCCACCTTCTGAAGACTCTCACCCCATTGTTGAAGTTGCcaaaatggaggaggaggaggaggaagaggaggaccaGACACCAAATGTTGAGGTTCCGACTAAGCTTAAAGAGCAATACACTGCGATGTTCCCAGAAAAGACCGGTCCATCTCCCTTCCTGCCAGATGCGTTTACCACTGCCGACCAAACCATGGATGTTCGGGGTACTGATGCCAAGCCTAAACACGCCCTGCATTTCGACACAGACTTGCCAGAAAGCGACGAGAAGTGTATCAGCCCTGACGAAAGCACAGTGAAAATGGCCTCGCCTACTCAGTCGGGTCCCACCAGTGCAGGACACACCCCTTTCCACCAGTCGCCAGTTGAAGAGAGAACTGACTCTGTTGAGACTGAGCTGGAAGATCAGGCAGCACAGGAAACATCCATAGCCACTGAGGAACCACTTAGAAGTGAAGACTTGCCGGGTTCCAGGGAGAGTCCTCTTGGTGACTTGCCACCAAAGCCCGACTCTCTCAGAGAATCTGCTCTGCCTTGTCCACCAAGCTCTGACCTCCAGCATCCTGAGCTGACTTCAAAAGAGGATCTGATGCACTCGCAGGAGTTCCGAGCAATAGAGAAGATGGAAAAAGATGCCCACGAGACGGAACATGCAACGACCGAGAAAATGGAGAGGGATATTCAGGACTGGAAACCCACTCTGACCAAGATGGAGATCCCCGAGGAGAAACCGGCAGCTGCTGAGAGGCTTGGAGAAGGAGAGGATGCTGCAAAGGTGGAAAAAGTGAAGAAACCTGCTGCTCCTGAAGAGGCAGAAAGACTTGTCCCAGAATCAAAACCCGCAAAATCTGAACCCGAAAAGACTTTGGATCTTCTGGAACAGAAACCCGAACCTGTCGAAAAAATAGACAAAGAGGAGCCATCTGCCTTTACTGAGAAGATAACTAAAGAGACTCCAGTGAAGGAACCTGCAGATATCATAGAACAAAAGACAATCTCTCTTGACGAGGGAAAGACAAAGGAGGAAGACTTGGGGAAGATCTCTCTTGATATGGGAAGGAGTGAGAAAATGGAAAGTGAGAAAATCAGTTTGGATGAGAGACCTGGAGATGTTGACAAAATTGCAGAAGAAATGTTAGACGAGAAGTCTATCAGTGATAGAAAAATTGAACAGAAGGAAATGGATATCTCCCTTGAAGTTGGAAAATGTGAGGAGGAGGAAATGGAGAAGAAAACTGTCAAAGCTGAGCAGATGGAAAAAGATCTGCAGAAAATTCCTGAAGATATTAGCAAAACTGAACATGAAATGGAGAAAATGTCTATTGATGTCGGAAAGAGTGAGAAGGAAGAATTGAAGAAAGATGTCACAATTCATACAGAGATGGTTAAAGAGGAATTAGACACAAAACCTATTGATGTTGAACATTTGGAAAAGGAAAAAGGAGCTGGTGAGATTGAAAAGACAGTTAAAGAAGAATTGAAGACAAAATCTATTGATAAAGATTTGGAAAAGGAAAAACGAGCTGGTGAGATTGAAAAGACAGTTAAAGAAGAATTGAAGACAAAATCTATTGATAAAGATTTGGAAAAGGAAAAACGAGCTGGTGAGATTGAAAAGACAGTTAAAGAAGAATTGAAGACAAAATCTATTGATGTTGAACATTTGGAAAAGGAAACAGGAGCTGGTGAGATTGAAAAGACAATAAAAGAAGAATTGAAGACAAAATCTATCAATGTTGGAGATTTGGAAAAGGAAAAAGGAGCTGGTGAGATTGAAAAGATGGTTAAAGAAGAATTGAAGACAAAATCTGTCGACGTTGAATATTTGGAAAAGGAAAAAGGAGCTGGTGAGATTGAAAAGATGCTTAAAGAAGAATTAAAGACAAAACCTATTGATGTTGAACTTTGGGAAAAGGACGAAGGAGCTGGTGCGATTGAAAAGATGCTTAAAGAAGAATTAAAGACAAAACCTATCGATGTTGAACTTTGGGAAAAGGAGGAAGGAGCTGGTGCGATTGAAAAGATTGATCACAAGTTGCCTGAGGAGAAATCTATTGAGATTGGAAAGACTGAATCTGGGAAATCAGAGAAAATAACTACAGATGCTAGTAAGATTGAGAAAGAACTGGAAAAAAGACATGGAGATGTTGGAATGATTGAAAAAGAGGAGCTGGAAAAGAAGATTGGAGACAAGGAATTGGAGAAAATGTCTATGGTTGTTGGAAAGACTGAGGAAATGAAGAGTGAGAAAGAGGATTGGGGAAAAGTGCCAGGAGATGTTGTGAAGACTGAACCAGAGATGTTAGAGAAGAAATGTATTGATGATGGCAAGGTTGAAGATAAGGAGCTGGCAAGGATTACTATGGATGTCGTCAAAAGTGAGAAAGAGGATTTGGAAAAGAGATCTGGAGATGTTGGAAAGATAGATCAAGAGATAGTGGAGAAGTCTATTGATACCAAAGTTGAACACAAAGAATTTTTAGAGAAGATCTCATTTGATGTTGGTAAGAGTGAGAAAGATGATTTGGAAAAGAGACTTGGAGATAGGGAAAAGACTGAACAAGAAATTTTAGAGAAGAAATCTGTTGATGATATTGAACACAAAGAGTTGGACAAGATCTGTGTGGGTGTTGGAAAGAGTGAACAAGAGGAGCTGGAGACAGAATCACCAGACACTGCTAAAGTATCGAGAGTGGACCTAGAGAGCGAACTGGGAAAGAAAGTTGAAGATGTTGAAAAGATGGACAAAGAGCTTCCAGAGAAAAAAGTTCTAGATGCCATAAAGAAAGATGAAGACATCTTGCAGACAAAACCAGCAGATGTTTTGGAGAGTGGAGTTATAGACTTAGGAAAATTGGAAAAAGGCCCAGAGAAGAAACCTGCAGAGATTGAGAAGGTGGAAAAGTATGggttagaaatggaacaaatagCAGAAAAATTACAAGCTACAACAACAGAAAAATACCCCGTTGCTGATTTGGAAAAGGGGTATACACCAACTGAAGATGTCCATTTTAAAGCTGACTACTCTCCAGCTACAACTGAAGTCGATATAACAGAAAAATATATCACTGAGAAACAAGACCAACTGAAAGGTCAAGGAGAAAGAATAGCAGAGGCAGCATATTCATCAGAAGATCAAGATCTTCCTGATGTTATGGAACTAATACCAACtgctgggaagctgaaaagcaaggaAGAAATTTCTAAAGAACCTCTCCCTAAAGACATGACATTAGCAGACCAGAAGGACAAAATGAGTCCTGTAGAACTGAAAGACGAAAATTTACTGAACAAGCTGTTAATATCGGAACCTTCGCTGTATCTGAAAGATGAACTCGAGGGCCAGGTAGTGGATAAAGCAGAATCTGTCTGTGTGCCTGAAGATGTCACCACAAAACCAGATACATGGGAACCCCTTGTTGGACGCAAGAGCTCCAGAGGAGACGAGGTGTCCCCTTCAGAGACAGAGGGACTATCAATAGGCAAAGCAGAGTTGGTGAGCACTGACTCAAAGCCTGTGGTCGATTACAGCAAGTGGAATCCCCCTTCCTATGAATCTCAATCCTATATGCAGGAAGAATCCAGGGTTAGCAGTGCTCTGCCCCACACGCCATCTCCCGAGGACTGGCCAGCTGAGAAATTCACGGGTGAGGTTCGACTAGCTGGGAGTGGAGATAAAGAAAAAGGCAGTGAAGTTCAGTATTCTTACTACACAGATGAAAAGTCTTGCTCTGGGTTTGACTACTCTTGGTCTGTTGAGCCAGGAAGCAGCCAGCTTCCACCTGCCTCTGACAGTGCCTTTGAGAAGGAGCGGGACCTCTCTCTGGAGTCAAAGCCTTTAACTACACCTTTCCCACAATCTGAGGACTTGTGGACAGGGGCAGAGTCAAAGCTCACTGCTGTGTCCACCACTGTAGTGACAGCTCTGGACACAGCAAAAGAACCAGCAGGCGAGAAGGAAACGAAGAAGTTGGATGTCCTTCCTGGAGAAGCCCTGAGAAAAGAAGAGAAAACTTCTCAGGAGCAGGCCTACCCTCCACCGGACGGGAGTCTGTACACATCCGTGTTCAAGGAGAGTGAAGCCTTGACAGGTGGAAAGGATTTTGCACTTGGTGAACAAGCCTACGGCTGTACAATGCATCCTCCTAGTGAACAGCAGGCAGTTTCCTTCACTCAGTTGGATTACCAGTCAGTGACCTGTTCAGAGGCAAAatggaacagttttgggcttgtTGCCGGGGAAAGCTACACTGGCACTTCAGTAGGGGGAGACAAGGACGCAGGTACTGAGGTGAAAGCATTCAGTTACTCTGAGGTGGATGAGAAGAGCAAGCTCCCGGGGCTTGAGGACCTCTGCAAGTCACAAAAGGAGGTTGAGCCTCTTGCGTTCCATCAGCTATCACAGCCACTGGACACACCATTCGGGGTGGCCTGGGAACCCAGAGAGGCAGAGAAAGAAGCCACGCTCCGCATGTCACCGTCAGAAAAGGAACCCTCCCAGCACAGCCCCCTGGGCAAGGAGCAACCAACACACGCGACAACTGAAACGAGGACTGAGAGGCCGCTGGGATATTCCCAAATTCCAGAACTTCCCTCGCCCCTCGCTCCATCAGCGAAAGGTGTCCCATTGACTGATGCCGAGGACAAGTCGCATTCTGAGCTGAAGCTGGAGCCCAGTTTGGGCGAAGGAACCTCAGACTCTCTCAGCCCTATGTCTCCCGAAGGAAGGAAGACTTTGGCCCTAAGCAGCCCGGAGTCCAAAGACAGCTCTTCCTCCTCGCTAGTGTACACAGAAGGGCCCCACATTGACTCTAGCATGTTTGGGACCAGTGCAGCcaagcagaaagcaccagagtcGAGTGTCCTGGAATACTATGGGAAGGAAGCGGGTGAGAGCAGTAGTGACTCCGAACTGGAAAAAGGTGCCAAGGACAAGTCAGAGAAGGAGCAGCCCAAAGGGGAAAAGGGAGCGAGCTGTCTACAAGCAGATCTAGATTGGAGGGCTCGCTCCCCCAGCCCCCAGCCCCCTTGGACACAGCAACACCAGCTGGAGCCCACGTTGCCAGGAACTGCGGAACAGCAGCCACGGGAGCGGAGTCCAGCAAAGTCTGAGGAGGAACAGCTCTCTCTTGGCCACCAGGATCCAGGCATCCTGACTCCCAGTCACCACAAGGGAGCCCTGCAGAGCTTTCCCTGTGGACTGGACTACCCCTGCACCAAAGCAGCAGAGGAGGAGGAGCATTCCAAAGTTCCTTCCAGTCCTTCCCACACACCATCTCCTGAGGACCCACCAAGCGAGATTTTTACAGGAGAGATTGCCAAAGTTGCAAAGGTGGAGGGGCAAGATCCCAGCAAAGCCAAACCCCAGGAGGGGCAATTTGAGCAATGGGGCCCTGATTCCCTTGGCCTAGGCCAGGGACTCCTAACCACCCAGCAGGAGCTCTGGACAGTCAGTGCCAAACATTCCTGCACAGACAAGGAGGAGAAACCCTCTGCTGCTACCTTGGAATATTCTTCCTTGGCCAAGGAGAAGTTGTCTGCAGTTCCTCTCCCCACAGAAGGCCTGAAGGACAAATATTTGGAAGTATCCCAAGATGCCTTTGCTCCAAGCCCCACCCAGGACCttgctccctcctcacctggaccaGCCCGTGATCAGAGTGCCAGCGACTCATCAGGGAGTGGGCCTGCAGTGGAGGGGACCAGTTCCCAAGGGTCTGTTGAGGGGTTGCACCTGACCCTCAAGGCTGGAACCCCAGCAAGGAGTCTGGATGAAGTGTCACCCTTGGTTCCTGCGGACAAGGCCGTATGCCAGGCTGCTGAAGCCGAGGAGGTGACCCTGGTAGAACACAGCCCGGCCTATCTGTGTGACATTGAGGACTCCACCTTGTCCTGCAGGGTCGAGTGCCAGGGGTCAGCCCCTAAAGCAGAAGCTGAAGATTTGGGAGGGGATTTCCAGACTGCCAAGCCTGGGCCAGGAGCAGGAGGCCCAACTGAGCGCCAGGCCCCAGGCTTGCCACCTCCCCTGGCCACACCAGAAGCCAACGGGCCAACAGAGACAGGTTTTGCCTCAGTGCCAGCCTGGAGCTCGCTGGGCCAGGAAAGGGATGCAAGCACCGGCCTGGATTCAGCCTCGAAGATTGAGCTAGCAGCCCGGCCATCTTCACTTCCTCCGTCCCAGGGGATGACACTACGGCCCTCAGAAGGGTCTGGACCTCAGCCCAGAGGCACTGGGTCTAGCTTCTCCTGCAGTGACCACAAGCTCCTGAAGGGTGAGCTGTCGCCATCCTTCATTAACCCCAGTCCACAGCTGGAAATGGAGGAGGACATTCACCCTCAGGCCACAAGTAGAGGGGTGGAGGATACCTGGAGGCCGGAAGTCCCAGGGCAACTGCGCCCTGATAGTCCACCCACTTCTGGCAGCGAGTCACCACCCCTCAATTCTGACTCGGACGTGCCACCTGAGACAGAGGACTGCCCCTCCATTACAGCTGAGGGGCCCATAGACTCGGACGAGGACGGTGACTTCCTGCCAGTGGACAAAGGCACTGGCGCCGCACCCCACCCGCGGCCAGGTCCTGACCCTCTGCCCGCCCCTGCCGCGGACCCCCAGCCCCAGCCTCCACCACCTGACGTCTGCATGGTGGACCCCGAGGTGCTAGGTGGTGATCCGGGCCGGCTGCTGAGAAAGGAGCTGAAAGACAAGGCCAAGGGCACCAGGAAGACGGCCAAGTCCAAGGCAGCCTCACCAGGCCGCAAGGCCGACAGCAAAGCCAAGCACCCCGCCACTCCTGCCAAGTCCGCCTCACCCAAAGAGCCCGGTGAGAGGTCGCCGAAGGCATCAGCCAGCAagaagaaggagagggaggcagctGAGAAACCGACTCGAGCCTCCAAGGCCGGTGAGACTCAATTATCCCGGGCTGAGGACAGGGACGACGTCTCCAGGTCCAGCCAGCCCAGCCCAGGCAAGGCGCTGGTGAATGGGATCAAGTCCACCTCAG CTCCCACCAATACCAAGAGCAGCTCAGGAGTCCCCGCGGGCCCTCCTGTGTATGTTGACCTGGCGTACATTCCCAACCACTGCAGCGGGAAGAATGTCGACCAGGAATTCTTCAAGCGTGTACGATCCTCCTATTACGTGGTGAGCGGGAACGACCCTGGAAGTGGAGAGCCGAGCCGGGCCGTGTTGGATGCCCTGTTGGATGGGAAGGCCCAATGGGGGAACAACCTTCAG